From a region of the Streptomyces venezuelae genome:
- a CDS encoding TIGR03619 family F420-dependent LLM class oxidoreductase, which yields MRIATTIFLTDRTISPVRLAHSLEERGFSGLYLPEHTHIPVSRETAAPMGGELPEMYGRTLDPFVALGQAAAVTDRLHLGTGITLVAQHDPIDLAKQVATLDHLSHGRLTLGIGYGWNVEEAADHGVEWRTRRDLVRDRMALMRALWSPEPTAYVGQYCSVQASTAYPKPVQAPRELGPGAPLYGPRTLIGGAAGPKLFAAIADHADGWLPIGGGGLTESLPVLRRVWETAGRDPKTLQVVPYAVQPSPGKMSHYADLGIEEVVLQLPSAPKPEVLRTLDQFAQYL from the coding sequence ATGCGGATCGCCACGACCATCTTCCTCACCGACCGCACCATCTCCCCCGTCCGGCTGGCCCACAGCCTCGAAGAGCGCGGCTTCTCCGGCCTCTACCTCCCGGAGCACACCCACATCCCGGTCAGCCGGGAGACCGCCGCCCCCATGGGCGGTGAACTCCCCGAGATGTACGGGCGCACCCTGGACCCCTTCGTCGCCCTCGGCCAGGCCGCCGCCGTCACCGACCGGCTCCACCTCGGCACCGGCATCACCCTGGTCGCCCAGCACGACCCGATCGACCTCGCCAAGCAGGTGGCGACCCTGGACCACCTCTCCCACGGCCGCCTCACCCTCGGCATCGGCTACGGCTGGAACGTCGAGGAGGCCGCCGACCACGGCGTCGAGTGGCGCACCCGCCGCGACCTCGTCCGCGACCGGATGGCGCTGATGCGCGCCCTGTGGTCCCCCGAGCCCACGGCGTACGTCGGCCAGTACTGCTCCGTCCAGGCCAGCACCGCCTACCCCAAGCCCGTCCAGGCCCCGCGCGAACTGGGCCCCGGCGCGCCCCTGTACGGCCCGCGCACCCTGATCGGCGGCGCGGCCGGCCCCAAGCTCTTCGCCGCCATCGCCGACCACGCCGACGGCTGGCTCCCCATCGGCGGCGGCGGCCTCACCGAGTCCCTGCCGGTGCTGCGCCGGGTCTGGGAGACCGCCGGGCGCGACCCGAAGACCCTCCAGGTGGTCCCGTACGCCGTCCAGCCCTCCCCCGGCAAGATGAGCCACTACGCGGACCTCGGCATCGAGGAGGTCGTCCTCCAGCTCCCCTCCGCCCCGAAGCCGGAAGTCCTGCGCACCCTGGACCAGTTCGCCCAGTACCTCTGA
- a CDS encoding bifunctional FO biosynthesis protein CofGH: MTTPSDAPTDNAMRRALRRARDGVALDATEAAVLLQARGEDLGDLAASAARVRDAGLAAAGRPGVITYSRKVFIPLTRLCRDRCHYCTFVTVPGKLRKSGHGMYLSPDEVLDIARQGAAMGCKEALFTLGDRPEDRWPEAREWLDAHGYDDTLAYVRAMAIRVLEETGLLPHLNPGVLSWSDLQRLKPVAPSMGMMLETTATRLWSEPGGPHHGSPDKDPAVRLRVLEDAGRSNVPFTTGVLIGIGESYEERADAFFELRRIQRAYHGVQEVIVQNFRAKPDTAMRGMPDAELEELAAAIAVARHILGPSARIQAPPNLVDAEYALLIGAGIDDWGGVSPLTPDHVNPERPWPHIEELAARTAAAGFELRERLTIYPEFLRRGEPWLDPRLLPHVRALADPETGLADESAAVEGRPWQEPDEGFTAYGRTDLHATIDTEGRTGDRRDDFDEVYGDWEALREAAAPGMVAERIDTDVRGALAQAADDPTKLTDAQALALLHADGAALDALCRIADDLRRSVVGDEVTYIVTRNINFTNVCYTGCRFCAFAQRRTDADAYTLSLDQVADRAAQAWEVGAVEVCMQGGIHPDLPGTAYFDIARAVKQRVPGMHVHAFSPMEVVNGATRTGMSVRDWLTAAKEAGLDSIPGTAAEILDDEVRWVLTKGKLPTADWIDVVTTAHELGIRSSSTMMYGHVDQPRHWLGHFRTLSRIQQQTGGFTEFVTLPFIHTNAPVYLAGIARPGPTVRDNRAVTAMARILLHPHIPNIQTSWVKLGAEGAAEMLRSGANDLGGTLMEETISRMAGSSYGSYKSVQDLIAVAEAAGRPAKARTTLYGEVPRERQDAARASDGHLPELLPVLD; this comes from the coding sequence ATGACCACTCCGAGTGACGCTCCGACCGACAACGCGATGCGCCGCGCGCTCCGGCGGGCCCGCGACGGCGTCGCGCTCGACGCGACCGAGGCGGCCGTACTCCTCCAGGCGCGCGGCGAGGACCTGGGGGACCTCGCCGCCTCCGCGGCACGGGTGCGGGACGCCGGGCTCGCCGCCGCCGGGCGGCCCGGTGTCATCACCTACTCCCGTAAGGTCTTCATCCCCCTCACCCGCCTCTGCCGGGACAGGTGCCACTACTGCACCTTCGTCACCGTCCCCGGAAAGCTCCGCAAGAGCGGCCACGGGATGTACCTCTCCCCCGACGAGGTGCTCGACATCGCCCGCCAGGGGGCGGCGATGGGCTGCAAGGAAGCGCTGTTCACCCTCGGCGACCGTCCGGAGGACCGCTGGCCCGAGGCCCGCGAGTGGCTCGACGCGCACGGCTACGACGACACCCTCGCCTACGTGCGCGCCATGGCGATCCGGGTCCTGGAGGAGACCGGCCTGCTGCCGCACCTCAATCCCGGCGTCCTGTCCTGGTCCGACCTCCAGCGCCTCAAGCCGGTCGCGCCCAGCATGGGCATGATGCTGGAGACCACCGCGACCCGCCTGTGGTCCGAGCCGGGCGGCCCCCACCACGGCTCCCCCGACAAGGACCCGGCGGTGCGGCTGCGGGTGCTGGAGGACGCGGGGCGGTCCAACGTGCCCTTCACCACCGGCGTGCTGATCGGCATCGGCGAGTCCTACGAGGAGCGCGCCGACGCCTTCTTCGAACTCCGCCGGATCCAGCGTGCCTACCACGGCGTCCAGGAGGTCATCGTCCAGAACTTCCGCGCCAAGCCGGACACCGCCATGCGCGGCATGCCGGACGCGGAGCTGGAGGAGCTGGCCGCCGCCATCGCCGTCGCGCGGCACATCCTGGGACCGAGCGCCCGGATCCAGGCCCCGCCGAACCTGGTGGACGCCGAGTACGCGCTCCTCATCGGAGCGGGCATCGACGACTGGGGCGGGGTGTCCCCGCTGACCCCCGACCACGTCAACCCCGAGCGGCCGTGGCCGCACATCGAGGAGCTGGCCGCGCGGACCGCCGCCGCCGGTTTCGAGCTGCGCGAACGCCTCACGATCTACCCGGAGTTCCTGCGGCGCGGCGAGCCCTGGCTGGACCCGCGGCTGCTGCCGCACGTACGGGCACTGGCCGACCCGGAGACCGGGCTGGCCGACGAGAGCGCCGCCGTCGAGGGCCGGCCGTGGCAGGAGCCGGACGAGGGCTTCACCGCGTACGGGCGCACCGACCTGCACGCCACCATCGACACCGAGGGCCGTACCGGCGACCGCCGCGACGACTTCGACGAGGTGTACGGGGACTGGGAGGCGCTGCGGGAGGCTGCCGCGCCCGGGATGGTGGCCGAGCGCATCGACACCGACGTACGGGGCGCCCTCGCGCAGGCCGCCGACGATCCGACGAAGCTGACGGACGCGCAGGCGCTGGCGCTGCTGCACGCGGACGGCGCGGCCCTCGACGCCCTGTGCCGCATCGCAGACGACCTGCGCAGGTCGGTCGTGGGCGACGAGGTCACGTACATCGTCACGCGGAACATCAACTTCACCAACGTCTGCTACACCGGCTGCCGTTTCTGCGCCTTCGCGCAGCGCCGCACGGACGCCGACGCCTACACCCTCTCCCTCGACCAGGTCGCCGACCGGGCCGCCCAGGCCTGGGAGGTGGGCGCGGTCGAGGTGTGCATGCAGGGCGGCATCCACCCGGACCTGCCCGGGACGGCCTACTTCGACATCGCGCGGGCGGTGAAGCAGCGGGTGCCGGGCATGCACGTGCACGCCTTCTCTCCGATGGAGGTCGTCAACGGCGCGACCCGCACGGGCATGTCGGTACGGGACTGGCTGACGGCGGCCAAGGAGGCCGGCCTGGACTCGATCCCGGGTACGGCGGCGGAGATCCTGGACGACGAGGTCCGCTGGGTGCTGACCAAGGGCAAGCTGCCGACGGCGGACTGGATCGACGTCGTCACCACCGCGCACGAGCTCGGGATCCGCTCCTCGTCCACGATGATGTACGGGCACGTGGACCAGCCGCGGCACTGGCTCGGCCACTTCCGCACGCTGTCCCGGATCCAGCAGCAGACCGGTGGTTTCACGGAGTTCGTCACGCTGCCGTTCATCCACACCAACGCGCCCGTGTACCTGGCGGGCATCGCGCGGCCGGGCCCGACGGTCCGCGACAACCGGGCGGTGACGGCGATGGCCCGGATCCTGCTGCACCCGCACATCCCCAACATCCAGACGAGCTGGGTGAAGCTGGGGGCCGAGGGCGCGGCCGAGATGCTCCGGTCCGGGGCCAACGACCTGGGCGGGACGCTGATGGAGGAGACCATCTCGCGGATGGCCGGGTCGAGTTACGGCTCGTACAAGTCGGTGCAGGACCTGATCGCCGTGGCGGAGGCGGCCGGGCGGCCCGCGAAGGCCCGTACGACGCTGTACGGGGAGGTGCCGCGGGAGCGGCAGGACGCCGCCCGCGCCTCGGACGGGCACCTGCCCGAGCTGCTGCCCGTACTGGACTGA
- a CDS encoding ADP-ribosylglycohydrolase family protein — protein MVTGLWGRAEQQDFRGRVRGTLLGSALGDALGAPAAGLSLAALREAHGPDGLTGPAPALGRRGRVTAATQLTLFTVDGLIRAHVRRDTGAWHPPTDIHRAYLRWAATQHDWGPDERRKDNGWLAQQEWLYARRAPHRACLTGFADDVLGTLDQPKNPTARDAAAASRSAPFGLLVGWEPALVLQLSVECAAQSHGHPVAHLSAGAVAVIVHGLIRGDSLDSAVQRALGLLGARPGHQPVTDALQRALAAVTQGSPGPEAVAALAPGEAGDGSDATEALAAAVYCALVAEDVPQGLRLAVNHGGDSIAAGALCGALLGALHGETALPAAWLAELEGRAALLEIADDFALEMTQGPSLHSPTAAAPGWLARYPRG, from the coding sequence ATCGTCACCGGCCTCTGGGGCCGCGCCGAGCAGCAGGACTTCCGCGGCCGGGTCCGCGGCACCCTCCTCGGCTCCGCACTCGGCGACGCCCTCGGCGCACCCGCCGCCGGCCTCTCCCTCGCCGCCCTCCGCGAGGCCCACGGCCCCGACGGCCTGACCGGTCCGGCCCCCGCCCTCGGGCGCCGCGGCCGGGTCACCGCCGCCACCCAGCTGACCCTCTTCACCGTGGACGGGCTGATCCGGGCCCACGTGCGCCGCGACACCGGCGCCTGGCACCCGCCCACCGACATCCACCGCGCGTACCTGCGCTGGGCCGCCACCCAGCACGACTGGGGCCCCGACGAGCGCCGCAAGGACAACGGCTGGCTCGCGCAGCAGGAGTGGCTCTACGCCCGCCGCGCCCCGCACCGCGCCTGCCTGACCGGCTTCGCCGACGACGTCCTCGGCACCCTCGACCAGCCGAAGAACCCCACCGCCCGCGACGCGGCCGCGGCCTCCCGTTCCGCGCCCTTCGGACTGCTGGTCGGCTGGGAGCCCGCCCTCGTCCTCCAGCTGTCCGTCGAGTGCGCCGCGCAGAGCCACGGCCACCCCGTCGCCCACCTGTCGGCCGGAGCCGTCGCCGTCATCGTCCACGGCCTGATCCGCGGCGACTCCCTCGACTCCGCCGTCCAGCGCGCCCTGGGCCTGCTCGGCGCCCGCCCCGGGCACCAGCCCGTCACCGACGCCCTCCAGCGCGCCCTGGCCGCCGTCACCCAGGGCTCGCCCGGCCCCGAGGCCGTCGCGGCCCTGGCCCCCGGCGAGGCGGGAGACGGATCCGACGCCACCGAAGCGCTCGCCGCCGCCGTCTACTGCGCCCTGGTCGCCGAGGACGTCCCGCAGGGCCTGCGCCTCGCCGTCAACCACGGCGGCGACTCCATCGCCGCCGGCGCGCTGTGCGGGGCCCTGCTCGGCGCCCTGCACGGGGAGACGGCCCTGCCGGCCGCCTGGCTCGCCGAGCTCGAAGGCCGCGCCGCGCTGCTGGAGATCGCCGACGACTTCGCCCTGGAGATGACCCAGGGCCCGAGCCTGCACAGCCCCACCGCCGCCGCGCCGGGCTGGCTGGCCCGCTACCCGCGCGGCTGA
- a CDS encoding DUF4241 domain-containing protein, translated as MPRGHGTRSWEMALGPGQDPRRLGEGEAYGFGTDGATGAFADARAWGSLQRRFGTAVEDREDGGWAREPGSAFFLRTREPASGAELAAFAVTSDGSHPVWVGRSADGHVVGVVVLVDGMPAPAAP; from the coding sequence ATGCCGCGCGGGCACGGGACGCGGTCCTGGGAGATGGCCCTCGGGCCGGGCCAGGACCCCCGGCGGCTGGGCGAGGGCGAGGCCTACGGCTTCGGTACGGACGGCGCGACGGGGGCCTTCGCCGACGCCCGGGCGTGGGGGTCGCTCCAGCGGCGCTTCGGGACGGCCGTCGAGGACCGCGAAGACGGGGGCTGGGCGCGGGAACCCGGCTCCGCGTTCTTCCTCCGGACCCGCGAGCCCGCCTCCGGCGCCGAGCTGGCCGCGTTCGCGGTGACCTCGGACGGGAGCCATCCCGTCTGGGTGGGCAGATCCGCCGACGGGCACGTGGTCGGGGTGGTGGTGCTGGTGGACGGGATGCCCGCGCCGGCGGCGCCCTGA
- a CDS encoding tyrosine-protein phosphatase, giving the protein MKKALLAATAVASAFAASLAAAPLASATGWDRPDRSAVPFTEATVTAGADGSFTLRWKARGTDRVEIRANGKVVAKGGSRGQAVVKGLPAADRQWFDFKPGRGQGLRLADRLIKLDGTANFRDAGGYRTSTGQWVKMGEIYRSDALNKLTENDLAKLQRLRVRTVFDLRMEDERSKDADKVPTGTTYVVADVFAGSGSFQTMPRTPDEAVKAMVDAERAMVSGAGGKKAYTQVFEGIERDRSRSVLFHCTAGKDRTGWANAALLTALGVPRETVEADYLASNDYRKAANDAILSHLPAQQAAVYKPLLDVRPEYLNAGFDEVTATYGSFDRYLRNGLGIDSRELKELKKDLLVG; this is encoded by the coding sequence ATGAAGAAGGCACTCCTCGCCGCGACCGCCGTCGCCTCCGCATTCGCCGCCTCCCTGGCCGCGGCCCCGCTCGCCTCCGCCACCGGCTGGGACCGGCCCGACCGGTCCGCCGTCCCGTTCACCGAAGCCACCGTCACCGCCGGAGCCGACGGCTCCTTCACCCTCCGGTGGAAGGCCCGCGGCACCGACCGGGTCGAGATCCGCGCGAACGGAAAGGTCGTCGCGAAGGGCGGATCCCGCGGCCAGGCCGTGGTCAAGGGCCTGCCCGCCGCCGACCGCCAGTGGTTCGACTTCAAGCCCGGCCGCGGCCAGGGCCTGCGCCTCGCCGACCGCCTGATCAAGCTGGACGGCACCGCCAACTTCCGCGACGCCGGCGGCTACCGCACCAGCACCGGCCAGTGGGTCAAGATGGGCGAGATCTACCGCTCCGACGCCCTGAACAAGCTGACCGAGAACGACCTGGCCAAGCTGCAGCGCCTGCGCGTCAGGACGGTCTTCGACCTCCGCATGGAGGACGAGCGCAGCAAGGACGCCGACAAGGTGCCCACGGGCACCACCTACGTCGTCGCCGACGTCTTCGCGGGCTCCGGCTCCTTCCAGACCATGCCCCGCACCCCCGACGAGGCCGTCAAGGCCATGGTGGACGCGGAGCGGGCGATGGTCTCCGGCGCCGGCGGCAAGAAGGCCTACACCCAGGTCTTCGAAGGCATCGAGCGCGACCGCAGCCGCTCCGTCCTCTTCCACTGCACCGCCGGCAAGGACCGCACCGGCTGGGCGAACGCCGCGCTGCTGACCGCCCTCGGCGTGCCCCGCGAGACCGTCGAGGCCGACTACCTGGCCAGCAACGACTACCGCAAGGCCGCCAACGACGCGATCCTCTCCCACCTGCCCGCCCAGCAGGCCGCCGTCTACAAGCCGCTGCTCGACGTGCGCCCCGAGTACCTGAACGCCGGCTTCGACGAGGTCACGGCGACGTACGGCTCCTTCGACCGCTACCTCAGGAACGGGCTCGGCATCGACTCCCGCGAGCTGAAGGAGCTCAAGAAGGACCTCCTGGTCGGCTGA